From Thermogemmata fonticola, one genomic window encodes:
- the serA gene encoding phosphoglycerate dehydrogenase: MPRVLIADKLEGAGIDWLRQAGLEVDVRLGLKGEELAATLREYDACIVRSQPRITAACLEQPGRLRAIARAGVGVDNIDVAAATRKGIVVMNTPGGNTIAAAEHTLALLLALARRITEADARLKSGGWDRNAFVGTQLAGKTLGIIGLGRIGREVARRAKALEMRVVVLDPFVTAAKAAELGYEMARSLDELLPQVDFLTLHVPLSDETRGMIGAPELARMKRTARIINVARGGVIDEAALAEALHTGQIAGAGIDVFSVEPLQPDNPLLRAPNVVLTPHLGASTVEAQETVALEAAQLIADFLLRGRVANAVNMPAVDPQELAEVRPFVDLARRLGLLQAQLAQGAIRRATVVYKGDLAGKKNRLLTAAFTAGLLEYRLSEGVNLVNAEILASERGIEISESSHPKRGDFAAMIQSEVETEQGTTIAAGTLFGDQYPRLVQLGPFRMEGYLDGVMMFFNHRDVPGLIGYVGTIFGNHRVNIAQMTVGRQAPGGDAIGILNLDSPPPEEAVAAVQAHPQIRNVRVVKLPPPGETPPWLGGG, encoded by the coding sequence ATGCCACGCGTTCTCATTGCCGACAAGTTGGAAGGGGCGGGGATTGATTGGTTGCGGCAGGCGGGATTGGAAGTTGATGTCCGCTTGGGCCTGAAAGGCGAAGAGTTGGCTGCTACCTTGCGGGAATATGATGCCTGCATTGTGCGCTCGCAACCCCGGATCACAGCGGCCTGCTTGGAACAACCTGGACGGTTACGGGCGATCGCTCGGGCGGGCGTGGGGGTGGACAACATCGATGTCGCAGCGGCGACCCGCAAGGGAATCGTGGTGATGAACACTCCCGGCGGCAACACGATTGCGGCCGCCGAGCATACCCTGGCGCTGCTGCTGGCCTTGGCTCGCCGGATCACCGAAGCCGATGCTCGACTCAAGAGCGGCGGGTGGGATCGCAATGCCTTCGTCGGAACGCAATTGGCAGGCAAGACCCTGGGAATCATCGGCTTGGGCCGGATTGGCCGGGAAGTCGCCCGCCGCGCCAAGGCGCTGGAGATGCGTGTCGTGGTCTTGGACCCGTTTGTCACCGCTGCCAAAGCGGCGGAACTCGGTTACGAAATGGCCCGCAGTCTCGATGAGCTTCTCCCTCAGGTCGATTTCTTAACTCTCCACGTGCCGCTGTCGGACGAAACCCGCGGGATGATCGGTGCTCCTGAACTCGCCCGGATGAAACGAACCGCTCGGATCATCAATGTGGCACGCGGCGGCGTCATCGATGAGGCTGCTCTGGCAGAGGCACTGCACACGGGACAGATCGCTGGAGCGGGTATCGATGTTTTTTCCGTGGAACCCCTGCAACCGGATAATCCGTTACTGCGCGCTCCCAATGTCGTGTTGACACCTCACTTGGGCGCATCGACCGTCGAAGCCCAGGAAACGGTGGCTCTGGAAGCGGCCCAGTTGATCGCCGACTTTTTGTTGCGCGGGCGAGTGGCCAATGCCGTCAACATGCCGGCGGTGGATCCGCAGGAGTTGGCGGAAGTCCGACCCTTTGTCGACTTAGCGCGGCGCTTGGGGCTGCTCCAAGCCCAATTAGCCCAAGGGGCAATCCGACGGGCGACTGTGGTGTACAAAGGCGATCTCGCCGGCAAAAAGAATCGGTTATTGACCGCGGCCTTCACTGCCGGTCTGCTGGAATACCGCCTGAGCGAAGGGGTGAACCTCGTCAATGCCGAAATATTGGCCAGTGAGCGGGGCATCGAAATCAGCGAATCGTCTCATCCCAAGCGCGGGGATTTTGCCGCCATGATTCAAAGCGAAGTGGAAACTGAACAAGGAACTACGATCGCGGCAGGTACTCTCTTCGGAGATCAGTATCCGCGATTAGTTCAGCTTGGCCCTTTCCGCATGGAGGGTTACCTGGATGGTGTCATGATGTTTTTCAACCATCGCGATGTGCCCGGATTGATCGGTTACGTGGGAACCATCTTCGGGAACCATCGCGTCAACATCGCCCAAATGACGGTGGGGCGTCAAGCTCCTGGCGGAGACGCCATCGGGATTCTGAATTTGGATAGCCCGCCGCCGGAGGAGGCGGTGGCAGCCGTGCAAGCACACCCCCAGATTCGTAACGTGCGGGTGGTCAAATTGCCGCCGCCCGGAGAAACGCCGCCGTGGCTTGGAGGAGGATGA